The Zingiber officinale cultivar Zhangliang chromosome 10A, Zo_v1.1, whole genome shotgun sequence genome contains a region encoding:
- the LOC122026841 gene encoding phospholipase A(1) DAD1, chloroplastic-like: protein MKLQAVAAGIPWPSASPFTSSAKRPCMVAASTSSKAAAFPMLRDDHPPPPTSVAIKERWREYQGDNNWEGLLDPLDSGLRSEILRYGEFARAAYTCFDFDPSSPTYATCRFPKGSFLPCAGLPDTGYRVTRHLTATSGNAPWLPFSPRTAWIGYVAVCDDADEIDRLGRRDIVVAFRGTATVLEWAENLRATLTHLGPVAPRAAEPMVESGFWSLFTSGHRSLRDQVRCEVRRLLDKYSRGPAPPVSLTITGHSLGAALAVLTAYDVTTALEDEGPSTTTVVSFGGPRVGNASFRRGLEEAGTKVLRIVNTDDIIPKVPPAGFVAEKEQGAAEAVETEEEESGAGWRLPNWLASKTGWAYADLGRELRLSSGRRTGNVVACHDLGLYLNLVDQLSSGGAGGCPLCPSLANAIRTN, encoded by the coding sequence ATGAAGCTGCAGGCGGTCGCCGCCGGCATTCCTTGGCCCTCGGCCTCGCCGTTCACTTCTTCGGCGAAGCGGCCGTGCATGGTGGCGGCGTCAACCTCCTCGAAGGCCGCAGCATTCCCGATGCTGAGAGATGATCATCCACCTCCGCCGACGTCCGTAGCGATCAAGGAGCGGTGGCGAGAATACCAGGGAGACAACAACTGGGAAGGTCTCCTCGACCCGCTGGACTCCGGCCTCCGGTCGGAGATCCTCCGGTACGGCGAGTTCGCCCGTGCCGCCTATACCTGCTTCGACTTCGACCCCTCATCGCCCACCTACGCCACCTGCCGCTTCCCTAAAGGCTCCTTCCTCCCCTGCGCCGGCCTTCCGGATACCGGTTACCGCGTCACCCGCCACCTCACAGCCACCTCAGGCAACGCCCCCTGGCTTCCCTTCTCTCCCCGCACCGCCTGGATCGGCTACGTGGCCGTCTGCGACGACGCAGATGAAATCGACCGTCTCGGCCGCCGCGACATCGTCGTCGCCTTTCGCGGTACTGCCACGGTCCTCGAGTGGGCGGAGAACCTCCGGGCCACGCTGACCCACCTCGGCCCGGTGGCCCCCCGCGCGGCCGAGCCAATGGTGGAGAGCGGCTTCTGGAGTCTCTTCACCTCCGGCCACCGGAGCCTCCGCGACCAGGTCCGGTGCGAGGTGCGCCGCCTCCTCGACAAGTACTCCCGCGGGCCAGCGCCGCCAGTCAGCCTGACGATCACCGGCCACAGCCTGGGGGCGGCGCTCGCGGTGCTGACGGCCTACGACGTCACGACGGCGCTGGAAGACGAGGGCCCGTCGACGACGACGGTGGTGTCGTTCGGGGGTCCGAGGGTTGGCAACGCGAGCTTCCGACGGGGGCTGGAGGAGGCCGGCACTAAGGTTCTCCGGATCGTTAACACCGACGACATCATCCCGAAGGTGCCTCCGGCTGGGTTCGTGGCGGAGAAAGAACAGGGGGCGGCGGAAGCGGTGGAAACAGAGGAGGAGGAATCAGGGGCAGGGTGGCGGCTGCCGAACTGGCTAGCGTCGAAAACGGGATGGGCGTACGCGGACTTGGGGAGGGAGCTGCGGCTAAGCAGCGGACGGCGCACCGGCAATGTGGTGGCTTGTCATGACCTCGGCCTCTACCTCAACCTGGTCGACCAGCTCAGTTCCGGCGGCGCCGGCGGTTGTCCTCTGTGCCCGTCGCTCGCCAACGCCATAAGAACgaattaa